The following DNA comes from Streptomyces globosus.
GGCGCAGGCGGGCCGCGATCTGCGGCACGTCGTCGGCCGTCCCGCTCGCCGTGTCCACGACGAGTTCGTACGCGGCGTCCTGGTCCGCTTCGGCGAGGTCGATCCCGTTCACGGCGAGGAAGACCGCCGCCGCGAGCCAGGCCGTCCGCTTGTTCCCGTCGACCAGCGGGTGGTTCTTCGCCAGGCCGTGCAGCAGCGCCGCGGCCTGCTCGAACGGGTCCTCGTACGCCGGCGTCCCGAACATCCGGGCCCGCGGCCGGTGCACCGCCGACTCCAGCAGCCGGGGGCTGCGCAGCACGACGGGCTGGCCGTGGGCCAGGCAGGCGTGCCGGGCCACGTCGAGCACCTCCGCGACGGTGAGGTGGCGGGTGCCGCGCATGCCCTGGCCCGTGCCGGGCGCGCTCACTCGCCGAGCCGCTTCAGCAGGGGCGCGTGCCGCTCGGCGAGCCGGGCCGCCGCCTCGCCGACCTGCTGCCGCTCCCGGCGCAGATGCGCCCGTACGGCGGCGAGGGCGTGCTCCTCGGGCGTGGAGGCCGTGGCGTCGGCGAGGTCCGCGAGGTCCGCGTATTCGGCAGCGGAGAGCCGGATGGTCACGTCGTCCATGGGCCGAGGCTAGCGACGGCGGGCCCGCCGGTCAGGCGGTTTTCGCGTCGGGCACGGGCCGCTCGTGCAGCCGGGTGGCGACCCAGGCGCCGACCAGGGCGACCGCCGCCATCGGCAGGAAGACGACCACGAACGCGGCGGGGTGCGAGGCCCCCGCGGCCGCCGCCCCGCCGGCCGCGTGTACGGCCGCGCCGACCGAGCCGCCGCCCAGCGCGGCGAACGCCGCACCGCCGGCGGCCAGGAGCACCACGTTCGCGAGGGCGTCGGAGATCTGCAGGGCCGCCGAGTTCGCCCCGGCCTCCTCCGGCGCCGACAGCTTCAGCAGCAGCACGCTCGTCGAGCCGAGGACCAGCCCCATCCCGAGGCA
Coding sequences within:
- a CDS encoding type II toxin-antitoxin system death-on-curing family toxin translates to MRGTRHLTVAEVLDVARHACLAHGQPVVLRSPRLLESAVHRPRARMFGTPAYEDPFEQAAALLHGLAKNHPLVDGNKRTAWLAAAVFLAVNGIDLAEADQDAAYELVVDTASGTADDVPQIAARLRRLCPSPPA